A genomic segment from Parvularculales bacterium encodes:
- a CDS encoding ATP12 family protein, producing the protein LPSQDLAMALSEKQATRVLSPLVTTALDYIEPDPTSAIDEIVGGLDSDLLCYWADTPAPLVALQEAHWHPILEWGQVYLGLDLDTVMGATHRPQASQMLKSAATLLTSYSSLSLAGLRAMAGLTGSGLLALACYHGQVGGEALFQAAFLEELYQQKTWGQDEEAQALLDSRHQDMIEIERFFECLNSPSD; encoded by the coding sequence GGTTACCTTCACAAGATTTGGCGATGGCTTTATCTGAGAAACAAGCTACAAGAGTTTTGAGTCCTCTTGTCACTACGGCCCTTGATTATATTGAGCCTGACCCGACCTCTGCCATTGACGAGATAGTGGGGGGGTTAGATAGCGACCTTTTGTGTTATTGGGCTGATACCCCTGCGCCTCTTGTAGCGCTACAAGAGGCGCATTGGCACCCCATTCTGGAATGGGGTCAGGTTTATCTTGGGCTTGATCTTGATACTGTCATGGGGGCTACCCATCGCCCTCAGGCATCACAGATGTTAAAAAGCGCGGCCACGCTTTTGACCTCATATTCATCCCTGAGCCTGGCCGGTCTGCGGGCTATGGCGGGGCTCACGGGGTCAGGTCTGTTGGCGTTGGCTTGCTATCATGGGCAGGTGGGGGGGGAGGCTTTGTTTCAGGCGGCCTTTCTGGAGGAATTATATCAGCAAAAAACATGGGGGCAGGATGAGGAGGCGCAGGCGTTGCTTGATAGTCGTCATCAGGATATGAT